A stretch of Nitrospirota bacterium DNA encodes these proteins:
- a CDS encoding type II toxin-antitoxin system PemK/MazF family toxin, with protein sequence MTPRKFNVYTADLNPRFGTEPGKVRPVVVVQTNLLNEDHPSTIVCPITTKIHPEAAILRIHLKKGEAGLDKDSDIIVDQMRSIDNKRFRDHLGEISDKNKKHLLASLRILILE encoded by the coding sequence ATGACGCCGCGCAAATTCAACGTCTATACCGCCGACCTCAATCCTCGATTCGGAACCGAGCCGGGCAAAGTTCGCCCGGTGGTTGTTGTACAAACGAATCTTCTGAATGAAGATCATCCCAGCACGATTGTCTGCCCGATCACCACGAAGATACACCCCGAGGCGGCGATCCTGCGCATACATCTCAAAAAGGGCGAGGCCGGACTGGACAAAGATTCAGATATTATCGTTGATCAGATGAGATCGATCGATAATAAAAGGTTTCGCGATCACCTTGGCGAGATATCGGACAAGAATAAAAAGCATCTCCTCGCCAGCTTGAGAATTCTTATTCTTGAATAA
- a CDS encoding inositol monophosphatase, with protein MKDMLTVAGDAALKAGGILKDNIQGMREITLKGDINLVTEMDMRSERAVVETLLASFPGHGIIAEEETRILSNSGFTWIIDPLDGTTNYAHGYPCFSVSIALEHAGEIVLGVVYDPMRDELFTAQKGKGSFLNGQPIKVSGIDTLIRSLLATGFPYDRKVSEKNNMDNFHDLLMASQEVRRDGSAALDLCSVAAGRFDGFWELKLKPWDVAAGSLIVREAGGRVSDLSGTKFSVYDDEVLASNGKIHGHLIEILRKAGSRKGR; from the coding sequence ATGAAGGACATGCTAACAGTTGCCGGCGACGCGGCGCTCAAGGCCGGCGGCATCTTAAAAGACAATATACAGGGAATGCGCGAGATCACCTTAAAGGGCGATATCAACCTGGTAACCGAGATGGATATGAGATCTGAACGGGCGGTGGTCGAGACGCTGCTCGCATCCTTCCCCGGTCACGGTATCATCGCAGAAGAAGAGACCAGGATTCTGAGTAATTCCGGTTTTACCTGGATCATCGACCCTCTTGACGGCACCACGAACTATGCGCACGGCTATCCCTGCTTTTCCGTTTCGATCGCGCTCGAACACGCGGGTGAGATCGTCCTCGGCGTCGTCTATGATCCCATGCGGGACGAACTGTTCACGGCACAAAAGGGAAAGGGTTCATTTTTAAACGGGCAGCCGATCAAGGTCTCCGGCATCGATACGCTCATAAGAAGTCTTCTTGCCACGGGCTTCCCCTACGACCGCAAGGTGAGTGAAAAGAACAACATGGATAACTTCCACGATCTCCTCATGGCCTCACAGGAGGTGCGCCGCGATGGCTCTGCTGCCCTTGATCTCTGCTCCGTGGCGGCCGGAAGGTTTGACGGGTTCTGGGAGCTCAAGCTCAAACCCTGGGACGTCGCGGCAGGGAGCCTCATTGTGCGCGAGGCGGGAGGCAGGGTATCGGATCTCTCGGGAACGAAATTCAGCGTCTATGATGACGAGGTCCTTGCGAGTAACGGCAAGATACACGGGCACCTGATCGAGATACTGCGAAAGGCGGGAAGCAGGAAGGGGCGATAG
- a CDS encoding aspartate-semialdehyde dehydrogenase yields the protein MLKKKAKYVVAVAGATGAVGREMIEILEERKFPVAELIPLASERSEGERVEFNGKRLVVQKLTRDAFKGVDIALFSAGAERSLEFAPTAVKYGAVVIDNSSAFRMDPKVPLVVPEVNAHAIAGHSGIIANPNCSTIGMVVVLKPIHDAVKIKRVVVTTFQSVSGTGKDAIDELASQTVALLNFRDIEKKVYPHQIAFNCFPHIDAFLDNGYTREEMKMVNETRKIMEDDSLRVTATTVRVPVFRCHSESVNIETEKNISANEVRAILSGAPGIIVYDDPKKNLYPLAIDVAGKDEIYVGRIREDESIQNGINMWIVSDNLRKGAALNAVQIAEHIIQ from the coding sequence ATGCTCAAGAAAAAAGCTAAATATGTAGTTGCCGTTGCCGGCGCGACCGGCGCCGTTGGCCGGGAAATGATCGAGATCCTTGAGGAACGCAAGTTCCCTGTTGCCGAGCTCATTCCTCTCGCCTCGGAGCGTTCCGAGGGCGAGAGGGTCGAGTTTAACGGCAAGAGGCTGGTAGTCCAGAAATTGACCAGGGATGCGTTCAAAGGTGTGGACATCGCGCTCTTTTCGGCAGGTGCCGAGCGCAGCCTCGAGTTCGCTCCAACAGCGGTAAAGTACGGCGCCGTGGTGATCGACAACTCGAGCGCGTTCCGCATGGACCCGAAGGTCCCTCTCGTGGTACCGGAGGTGAACGCCCATGCCATTGCCGGGCATAGCGGCATCATCGCGAACCCGAACTGCTCCACGATCGGCATGGTCGTGGTTTTGAAGCCGATCCATGACGCCGTGAAGATCAAGCGTGTCGTGGTCACGACATTTCAGTCTGTTTCGGGAACGGGCAAGGATGCTATTGACGAGCTGGCGAGCCAGACCGTGGCGCTCCTGAACTTCAGAGATATCGAGAAGAAGGTCTATCCACACCAGATCGCGTTCAATTGTTTCCCGCATATCGATGCTTTCCTCGACAACGGTTACACCAGGGAAGAAATGAAGATGGTGAACGAAACGAGGAAGATCATGGAAGACGATTCACTTCGGGTGACCGCTACAACGGTCCGGGTACCGGTCTTCCGCTGCCACTCCGAGTCCGTGAACATCGAGACGGAAAAGAACATTTCGGCCAATGAAGTAAGGGCCATCCTTTCAGGCGCCCCGGGTATTATCGTGTACGATGACCCGAAGAAAAACCTCTATCCGCTGGCGATCGATGTGGCAGGCAAGGACGAGATCTACGTGGGCAGGATCAGGGAAGATGAGTCCATCCAGAACGGCATCAATATGTGGATTGTGTCCGACAACCTGCGCAAGGGCGCGGCGCTGAACGCGGTGCAGATCGCGGAGCACATAATACAGTAA
- a CDS encoding helix-turn-helix transcriptional regulator, producing the protein MMTLADKLKKLRKKNKLSMSQVARISELAPDHRGGITQGYLSRLESGKENNPSLMKLMTLCTIYNVEPNDLLVKGSLKKPRKTR; encoded by the coding sequence ATGATGACTCTCGCGGATAAACTCAAAAAACTGAGGAAGAAGAACAAACTATCGATGAGCCAGGTAGCGCGTATTTCGGAACTCGCGCCGGACCATCGGGGCGGGATCACCCAGGGTTATCTCTCCCGCCTGGAATCCGGCAAAGAGAACAACCCGAGCCTGATGAAGCTCATGACCCTGTGCACTATTTACAACGTTGAGCCCAACGATTTGCTCGTAAAAGGCAGCCTGAAAAAACCTCGAAAAACCCGATAG
- a CDS encoding glycosyltransferase family 2 protein, giving the protein MIHGKKLIVVMPAYNAEKTLRQTYSELPHEYVDNVILVDDASNDRTALVARELGITTIIHSENKGYGANQKTCYKEALRLGADIVVMVHPDYQYSPRLVTAMASMITSGHYDVVLASRILGGKARKGGMPLYKYISNRFLTLFENIMLGVKLSEYHTGFRAFHRTVLESLPLEENSDDFIFDNEMIAQAVFFGYEIGEISCPTRYFDDASSINFSRSVLYGLGVLLTSIKFALQQTGALSSRIFKSGTKKHL; this is encoded by the coding sequence ATGATTCACGGGAAAAAACTGATAGTCGTTATGCCTGCCTATAATGCCGAAAAGACCCTTCGTCAGACCTATTCGGAATTGCCTCATGAGTATGTTGATAACGTGATCCTGGTCGATGATGCTTCAAATGACAGAACAGCCCTTGTAGCGCGGGAATTAGGCATTACGACCATCATTCATTCGGAAAACAAAGGGTATGGGGCAAACCAGAAAACCTGCTATAAGGAGGCACTGCGGCTGGGCGCGGACATCGTCGTGATGGTCCATCCCGATTACCAGTATTCACCCCGTCTGGTGACCGCAATGGCTTCCATGATCACCTCCGGTCATTATGACGTCGTCCTCGCCTCGCGAATACTCGGGGGAAAAGCCCGGAAAGGCGGCATGCCGCTCTACAAATACATCTCCAACAGGTTTCTTACTCTTTTTGAGAACATCATGCTCGGCGTCAAATTGTCCGAATACCATACGGGATTTCGTGCTTTCCATCGCACGGTCCTCGAGTCCCTTCCCCTCGAAGAAAACTCCGATGATTTCATCTTCGATAACGAGATGATCGCTCAGGCGGTTTTTTTCGGCTATGAGATCGGAGAGATAAGCTGTCCCACAAGATACTTTGATGATGCGTCTTCGATTAATTTTTCGAGGTCTGTTCTGTACGGTCTCGGAGTGCTTTTGACATCGATCAAATTTGCGCTCCAGCAGACAGGCGCGCTGTCATCGCGCATCTTCAAGTCCGGCACGAAGAAGCATCTATGA
- the leuC gene encoding 3-isopropylmalate dehydratase large subunit, translating into MPMTITEKILAAHCGKKEVKPGELINAKLDLVLANDITAPISIKEFRAAGAKKVFDPARIALIPDHFAPNKDIASAEQCNMLRQFSREHDLSLYFEVGRMGIEHALLPEQGIVVPGDVVIGADSHTCTYGGLGAFSTGVGSTDVAAAMITGEAWFKVPESMKFVYTGKLGKWVGGKDIILRTIGDIGVDGALYRAMEFTGEVIKKLPMYGRLTICNMAIEAGGKNGIIEPDEITEKYVAKRARRKYKFYKSDKKAVYVEVREYDLTGMEPQIACPHLPENVKPVSQLAAINIDQSVVGSCTNGRIEDMREAAKVIKGHKVHPYVRMIVIPATQAIYKQCIKEGLVDIFIDAGAAFSTPTCGPCLGGHMGILASGERAIATTNRNFVGRMGHPKSEVYLSNPAIAAASAVLGRIGRPEELK; encoded by the coding sequence ATGCCAATGACCATTACGGAAAAAATTCTGGCCGCGCACTGCGGCAAAAAAGAGGTCAAACCAGGCGAACTGATCAACGCTAAGCTCGATCTCGTGCTGGCGAACGATATCACCGCCCCCATCTCGATCAAGGAGTTTCGCGCCGCAGGAGCGAAAAAAGTGTTCGATCCCGCGCGCATTGCGCTCATACCGGACCACTTTGCGCCGAACAAGGACATTGCCTCGGCCGAGCAGTGCAATATGCTTCGGCAGTTCTCGCGCGAGCACGACCTCTCGCTCTACTTCGAGGTTGGGCGCATGGGTATCGAGCATGCGCTTCTTCCGGAGCAGGGGATCGTGGTGCCCGGTGACGTAGTGATCGGCGCGGACAGCCATACCTGTACCTATGGCGGCCTGGGCGCGTTCTCGACGGGCGTGGGCAGCACCGACGTTGCAGCGGCCATGATCACGGGCGAGGCCTGGTTTAAGGTACCGGAGAGCATGAAGTTCGTCTACACGGGCAAACTCGGCAAGTGGGTCGGAGGAAAGGACATTATTCTTCGCACCATCGGCGACATCGGTGTGGATGGTGCTCTTTACCGCGCCATGGAGTTTACCGGCGAAGTGATCAAAAAACTCCCGATGTACGGTCGTTTGACGATCTGCAACATGGCCATTGAGGCTGGCGGTAAGAACGGGATCATCGAACCCGACGAGATCACCGAGAAGTATGTGGCGAAGCGTGCCCGGCGTAAGTATAAGTTCTACAAGAGCGACAAGAAGGCTGTCTATGTGGAAGTTCGCGAATACGATCTGACCGGCATGGAGCCGCAGATCGCCTGTCCGCATCTCCCGGAGAATGTGAAGCCCGTGAGCCAGCTTGCAGCAATCAACATCGACCAGTCCGTGGTCGGTTCCTGTACGAATGGAAGGATCGAGGACATGCGCGAAGCCGCAAAGGTCATCAAGGGGCACAAAGTGCACCCTTATGTCCGCATGATCGTGATCCCGGCCACTCAGGCGATATACAAGCAGTGCATTAAAGAAGGCCTCGTGGACATCTTCATCGACGCCGGTGCCGCCTTCAGCACGCCGACCTGCGGTCCATGCCTCGGCGGCCACATGGGCATACTCGCCTCGGGCGAACGGGCGATTGCCACGACAAACCGGAACTTTGTCGGAAGGATGGGGCACCCCAAGAGCGAGGTGTATCTTTCCAATCCCGCGATCGCGGCTGCATCGGCGGTGCTCGGAAGGATCGGCAGGCCGGAAGAGCTGAAGTAA
- a CDS encoding NapC/NirT family cytochrome c has translation MYKLISKVIDKLEKGLSPREKVVIVSLMLIISVLGIVLAVRYYNFIQKDPDFCSSCHLMEEAYTSWKLSGHRNIVCQGCHQLGMMEQNALLIKFVFTTGRKTNEPHGNETPWKTCTKCHWDNAAQGSLTVNKSTGHARHVFMEKLVCKECHSRKVHSFRPDTEACLRCHKDWNIHGVGMEEISCLRCHAFSPKKKEVFNPNRDWCLTCHRKSSKTTFPDQVPMARLKCYECHKPHARIKPNDDDCLRCHTPEVLTLKRIHQSGKSCMKCHKPHKWSVR, from the coding sequence ATGTATAAACTAATTTCAAAGGTAATCGACAAGCTTGAAAAGGGCCTCAGCCCTCGGGAAAAGGTCGTTATTGTTTCCCTTATGCTCATCATCTCGGTTCTGGGTATCGTGCTTGCGGTCCGGTACTACAACTTTATCCAGAAAGACCCCGATTTCTGCAGCAGCTGCCATCTCATGGAAGAGGCGTACACATCCTGGAAGCTCTCGGGTCATCGGAACATCGTGTGTCAGGGATGCCACCAGCTCGGCATGATGGAGCAGAACGCGTTGCTGATCAAATTCGTTTTTACGACAGGCCGGAAAACGAATGAACCGCATGGCAACGAGACGCCGTGGAAGACGTGCACGAAGTGTCACTGGGACAATGCTGCCCAGGGATCGCTGACCGTGAACAAATCAACGGGACACGCACGGCACGTCTTTATGGAGAAGCTTGTTTGTAAGGAATGTCACAGCCGGAAGGTGCATTCCTTCAGGCCCGATACGGAGGCCTGTCTTCGCTGTCACAAGGATTGGAATATTCACGGGGTGGGAATGGAGGAGATTTCCTGCCTCAGGTGCCATGCCTTCTCGCCTAAGAAAAAGGAAGTCTTCAACCCTAACCGGGACTGGTGTTTGACCTGTCACCGGAAATCGTCAAAGACGACCTTCCCGGACCAGGTCCCGATGGCCCGGCTGAAGTGCTACGAGTGCCACAAGCCGCATGCCCGCATTAAGCCGAACGACGACGATTGTCTGCGCTGCCATACCCCTGAGGTCCTGACACTCAAACGAATCCATCAATCAGGCAAGAGCTGCATGAAATGTCATAAGCCGCATAAATGGAGTGTACGGTAG
- the asd gene encoding aspartate-semialdehyde dehydrogenase, with the protein MMRVGFIGWRGMVGSVLMGRMNEEKDFDLVDPVFFTTSNVGGKGPKIPQGDFLRGVGNKDVPALKDAKSIDDLKAMDVIVSCQGGDYTNEIYPKLRGGGWKGYWIDAASALRMEKDAIIILDPVNLNVIKNGMAKGIKNYIGGNCTVSLMLMALGGLYERGLVEWMSAMTYQAASGAGANNMRELLKQMGSIHGTVKALLDDPSGAILEIDRTVSDHIRSNAYPKEFFGVPLAGSVIPWIDKQLDNGQSKEEWKGQAETNKILGREGNPIPIDGTCVRVGAMRCHSQALTIKMTRDVPLAEITDMIAKHNKWVKVVPNNREITIRELTPAAITGTLTVPIGRLRKMNMGPTFLNAFTCGDQLLWGAAEPLRRMLRIVVEK; encoded by the coding sequence ATGATGAGAGTCGGATTTATCGGTTGGCGCGGGATGGTTGGCTCGGTGCTCATGGGCCGCATGAACGAGGAAAAGGATTTTGACCTCGTCGACCCGGTGTTCTTCACGACCTCGAACGTTGGCGGCAAGGGGCCGAAAATCCCCCAGGGGGACTTCCTTCGGGGCGTCGGCAACAAGGACGTTCCGGCGCTCAAGGATGCGAAGAGCATCGATGATCTAAAGGCGATGGATGTCATCGTTTCGTGCCAGGGCGGAGACTACACCAATGAGATATATCCGAAACTGCGGGGCGGAGGCTGGAAGGGTTACTGGATCGACGCGGCATCCGCGCTTCGAATGGAAAAGGACGCCATCATCATTCTCGACCCGGTCAACCTGAACGTTATCAAGAACGGCATGGCCAAGGGGATCAAGAACTACATCGGCGGAAACTGCACGGTGTCGCTCATGCTCATGGCATTGGGCGGGTTGTATGAGCGTGGACTGGTCGAATGGATGAGCGCCATGACCTACCAGGCCGCCTCGGGCGCCGGCGCGAACAACATGCGCGAGTTGCTGAAGCAGATGGGTTCCATCCACGGCACGGTGAAGGCATTGCTGGACGATCCGTCCGGCGCTATCCTCGAGATCGATCGCACGGTGTCCGACCACATTCGTTCCAATGCGTATCCGAAGGAGTTCTTTGGCGTGCCGCTTGCCGGCTCGGTTATCCCCTGGATCGACAAGCAGCTTGACAATGGACAGAGCAAGGAAGAGTGGAAGGGCCAGGCCGAGACGAACAAGATCCTGGGCCGCGAAGGCAACCCGATCCCCATCGACGGCACCTGCGTGCGCGTGGGCGCGATGCGCTGCCACAGCCAGGCGTTGACGATTAAAATGACCAGGGATGTCCCTCTTGCCGAGATCACGGACATGATCGCCAAACACAACAAATGGGTCAAAGTGGTACCCAATAATCGTGAGATAACCATCCGCGAGCTGACCCCGGCGGCGATTACCGGCACGCTCACCGTGCCGATCGGACGATTACGCAAGATGAATATGGGCCCGACGTTCCTGAACGCCTTCACCTGCGGAGATCAGCTTCTTTGGGGCGCGGCGGAACCGCTTCGGCGCATGCTTCGGATCGTGGTGGAAAAATAG
- the leuD gene encoding 3-isopropylmalate dehydratase small subunit, with the protein MKFKGNAWKFGANVDTDAIVPARYLNTSDPGELAKHCMEDSTNPDFMKKMRRGDIIVAEKNFGCGSSREHAPIAIKEAGVSCVVAKSFARIFYRNCFNMGLPIFESVEAVEGIKEGDHIEVDADAGVVRNLTSNKTFTVAPVPPFMQELIAAGGLMAYTKKKAGL; encoded by the coding sequence ATGAAATTTAAAGGCAATGCATGGAAATTCGGCGCGAACGTCGATACGGACGCCATCGTCCCGGCCCGGTATCTCAATACCTCCGATCCCGGAGAACTGGCGAAGCACTGCATGGAAGACTCGACGAACCCCGACTTCATGAAGAAGATGAGGCGCGGCGACATCATCGTTGCGGAGAAGAACTTCGGGTGCGGGTCGTCCCGCGAGCATGCGCCGATCGCCATCAAGGAGGCCGGTGTGTCCTGCGTCGTGGCAAAGAGCTTCGCGCGGATCTTTTACCGGAACTGCTTCAATATGGGGCTGCCGATCTTCGAGAGCGTTGAGGCTGTTGAGGGCATCAAAGAGGGTGACCACATCGAGGTGGATGCGGATGCGGGCGTGGTCCGCAATCTTACTTCGAATAAAACCTTCACGGTCGCGCCGGTGCCGCCCTTTATGCAGGAACTCATCGCGGCCGGCGGGCTGATGGCATATACGAAGAAAAAGGCCGGGCTGTAG
- a CDS encoding 3-isopropylmalate dehydrogenase, with protein MAKTYKIALIPGDGTGPEVVKEAVKVVNAASAKGGFKLEFTTFDFGAARYLKTGETLPDSAIAEFKKFDSMFLGAIGHPDVKPGILEAGILLKIRFALDQYINLRPVKLYPNVETPLKDKGPEDIDFIVIRENTGGIYTGHGGATRVGTSEEIATQLMVYDRRTVDRCLKYAFELKRKRNAQNPKYAAKPITLIHKRNVLTHCGDLWYRAFEEMGAKQYPELKRDYNHVDAANMWFVKNPEWFDVAVTENLFGDIITDLGAMIQGGLGVASGGNINPEGVSMFEPMGGSAPKYAGQNAINPMAAIGAAMMMLDSLGEAKSSQAIESAMIAVMKKMKSQAAGKMGYSTTEVGDMVAGMV; from the coding sequence ATGGCTAAGACCTATAAGATCGCATTGATCCCCGGTGATGGAACCGGACCCGAGGTCGTTAAAGAAGCAGTAAAAGTAGTCAATGCCGCTTCGGCAAAGGGCGGGTTCAAGCTGGAGTTCACCACGTTCGATTTCGGTGCTGCGCGATATTTAAAGACCGGGGAAACGCTTCCGGACAGCGCGATCGCCGAGTTCAAAAAGTTCGACTCAATGTTCCTCGGTGCCATCGGGCATCCTGATGTAAAACCCGGCATCCTCGAGGCGGGAATATTGCTCAAGATACGCTTTGCCCTGGACCAGTACATTAACCTCAGGCCGGTAAAACTCTATCCGAATGTGGAGACGCCGCTCAAGGACAAGGGTCCCGAAGACATCGATTTCATCGTTATCCGCGAGAACACGGGCGGGATCTATACAGGCCATGGCGGTGCAACGCGCGTGGGCACATCAGAGGAGATCGCCACACAGTTGATGGTGTACGACCGACGCACCGTGGACCGCTGTCTGAAGTATGCCTTTGAACTGAAGAGGAAACGGAACGCGCAGAACCCGAAGTATGCTGCAAAGCCGATCACACTAATTCACAAGCGGAACGTGCTTACCCACTGCGGCGACCTTTGGTACCGGGCTTTTGAGGAGATGGGCGCAAAGCAGTATCCGGAGCTCAAGCGCGACTATAACCACGTCGATGCGGCGAACATGTGGTTCGTGAAAAATCCGGAGTGGTTCGATGTGGCGGTCACGGAGAACCTGTTCGGCGACATCATCACCGACCTCGGCGCAATGATCCAGGGCGGGCTCGGCGTCGCGTCCGGCGGGAACATCAATCCCGAAGGCGTTTCCATGTTCGAGCCCATGGGCGGCAGTGCGCCGAAGTATGCCGGTCAGAACGCGATCAATCCCATGGCGGCCATCGGCGCAGCAATGATGATGCTCGATTCACTCGGAGAAGCAAAGTCATCACAGGCGATCGAATCGGCGATGATCGCGGTCATGAAAAAAATGAAGAGCCAGGCCGCAGGAAAGATGGGCTACTCAACCACGGAAGTGGGGGATATGGTGGCGGGGATGGTCTAA
- the katG gene encoding catalase/peroxidase HPI produces MSEESKCPVTGKSGRTTSGRGTSNRDWWPNQLKLDILHQHSSKSNPMGPRFNYAKEFKKLDLAALKKDLSALMTNSQDWWPADYGHYGGLFIRMAWHSAGTYRTGDGRGGGGTGNQRFAPVNSWPDNGNLDKARRLLWPIKRKYGKKISWADLIILTGNVALESMGFKTFGFGGGRVDIWQPEEDIYWGSEDKWMGDKRYSGDRKLENPLAAVQMGLIYVNPEGPNGNPDPVASGRDVRETFGRMGMNDEETVALTAGGHTFGKAHGAGDPKLVGPEPEAAPLEEMGLGWINRFGTGKGVHTTTSGIEGAWKPNPTKWDNGYFDMLFGYEWELSKSPAGAHQWHAKDVKPEDMIPDAHDPSKKHRPMMTTADLSLRFDPIYEPISRRFHKDPRALADAFARAWFKLTHRDMGPKARYLGPEVPAENLIWQDPLPAAKYKLINKKDIASLKKKVLASGLSMAELVSTAWASASTFRGSDKRGGANGARIRLAPQKDWEVNQPEQLARVLKTLEGVQRSFNRAQSGGKKISLADLIVLAGCAAVEAAAKAAGHAVEVPFKPGRTDASQDQTDVKSFAVLKPQADGFRNYQEKAFTVSAEEMLVDKAHLLTLGAPEMTVLVGGLRVLGANAGQSQHGVFTKRPGTLTNDFFVNVLDMDTLWKPASDARDTFEGRDRKTGALKWTATRVDLVFGSNSQLRALAEVYAQDDASAKFVRDFVAAWSKVMNLDRFDLI; encoded by the coding sequence ATGAGCGAAGAAAGCAAGTGCCCGGTAACGGGCAAATCCGGTAGAACCACTTCCGGCAGAGGCACATCGAACCGCGACTGGTGGCCGAACCAGTTGAAGCTCGATATCCTGCACCAGCATTCCTCCAAGTCCAACCCGATGGGCCCCCGTTTCAACTACGCCAAGGAATTCAAGAAGCTTGATCTGGCCGCCTTGAAGAAGGACCTGTCCGCGCTGATGACCAATTCGCAGGACTGGTGGCCCGCCGATTACGGTCACTACGGGGGGCTCTTCATCCGCATGGCCTGGCACAGCGCCGGCACCTACCGCACCGGTGACGGACGCGGCGGCGGAGGCACCGGCAACCAGCGATTTGCGCCGGTCAACAGTTGGCCCGACAATGGCAACCTGGACAAGGCGCGCCGCCTGCTCTGGCCGATCAAAAGGAAATACGGCAAAAAGATCTCATGGGCCGACCTGATTATTCTAACCGGCAACGTGGCGCTGGAGTCCATGGGCTTCAAGACCTTCGGTTTCGGCGGCGGCCGCGTGGACATCTGGCAGCCCGAGGAAGACATCTACTGGGGTTCCGAGGACAAGTGGATGGGCGACAAGCGCTACAGCGGCGACCGCAAGCTTGAGAACCCGCTGGCTGCCGTGCAAATGGGCCTGATCTATGTGAACCCCGAAGGCCCCAACGGCAACCCCGACCCCGTGGCTTCGGGCCGCGATGTGCGTGAGACCTTTGGCCGCATGGGCATGAACGACGAGGAAACCGTGGCCCTCACCGCCGGCGGCCACACCTTCGGCAAGGCGCACGGCGCGGGCGACCCAAAACTGGTGGGCCCCGAGCCTGAGGCCGCCCCTCTGGAAGAAATGGGCCTGGGCTGGATCAACCGGTTCGGCACCGGCAAGGGCGTGCACACCACCACCAGCGGCATCGAGGGCGCATGGAAACCCAACCCCACGAAATGGGATAACGGGTACTTCGACATGCTCTTCGGCTACGAGTGGGAGCTGTCCAAGAGTCCGGCCGGCGCTCATCAATGGCATGCCAAGGACGTGAAGCCGGAAGACATGATCCCCGACGCCCATGACCCATCGAAGAAGCACCGGCCCATGATGACCACGGCCGATTTGTCGCTGCGCTTCGACCCGATCTACGAGCCCATATCGCGCCGGTTTCACAAAGATCCGCGGGCCCTTGCCGACGCGTTCGCCCGCGCCTGGTTCAAGCTGACCCACCGCGACATGGGTCCCAAGGCCCGCTACCTCGGCCCTGAGGTCCCGGCCGAAAACCTGATCTGGCAAGACCCGCTCCCTGCTGCCAAATATAAACTGATCAATAAAAAGGACATTGCCTCCCTCAAGAAGAAGGTCCTGGCCTCGGGCCTGTCAATGGCGGAGCTGGTCTCCACTGCCTGGGCCTCGGCCTCCACCTTCCGCGGATCGGACAAGCGCGGCGGAGCCAACGGCGCCCGCATCCGTCTGGCGCCGCAGAAGGACTGGGAAGTGAACCAGCCCGAGCAGCTGGCCAGGGTGCTTAAGACCCTGGAGGGCGTCCAGCGCTCGTTCAACCGTGCGCAGTCCGGCGGAAAGAAGATCTCCCTTGCCGACCTCATCGTGCTGGCCGGCTGCGCAGCGGTTGAAGCGGCGGCCAAGGCTGCCGGTCACGCGGTGGAGGTGCCCTTCAAGCCGGGTCGCACTGACGCCTCGCAAGACCAGACCGATGTGAAATCGTTCGCCGTGCTGAAGCCGCAGGCCGACGGTTTCCGCAATTACCAGGAGAAGGCATTCACCGTGTCGGCCGAGGAAATGCTGGTGGACAAGGCACACCTCCTGACCCTGGGCGCGCCCGAGATGACCGTGCTTGTCGGCGGCCTGCGCGTGCTGGGCGCCAACGCGGGCCAATCGCAGCATGGCGTGTTCACGAAACGGCCCGGGACGCTGACCAACGACTTCTTCGTCAACGTGCTCGACATGGACACCCTGTGGAAGCCCGCGTCCGATGCCAGGGACACGTTCGAAGGGCGCGACCGCAAGACAGGCGCACTCAAGTGGACCGCTACCCGTGTTGACCTGGTTTTTGGCTCCAACTCGCAGCTGCGCGCCCTGGCCGAGGTCTATGCGCAGGACGATGCAAGTGCGAAGTTCGTGCGTGACTTCGTCGCGGCCTGGAGCAAGGTCATGAACCTGGACCGCTTCGACCTTATCTGA